One part of the Pseudoalteromonas ulvae UL12 genome encodes these proteins:
- the proB gene encoding glutamate 5-kinase, whose amino-acid sequence MSITDKQRLVIKVGSALIAPTNSGCSEKYLKNIAQFIHQCRLNDQQVVLVSSGSVAAGRQWFNDPAPSMAIKKAMAAAGQTSMMAMWDRLINLPVAQILLTHADLCDRERYVSIKETINSLLDNGIIPIVNENDTVTSEELKVGDNDNLAAMTAAAVDADAFIMCTDVNGLYDKNPHKFSDATLLKTIDTIDERIYQMAGGAISSTGTGGMQTKIEAAEKATAQGIDTFIVNGFEAHSFHNLLEGQNPGSHFIGYETPMEPSQHWMTHTTKACGEVVIDEDKTGFTDSNEVLTSDDIIAVKGEFSVGDTILLTTDDGTQVAKATANYSSCLLNYIKQEDSSDSSSAIQPQHHSIISKKHLAVLENA is encoded by the coding sequence ATGTCGATTACAGATAAACAACGCTTAGTCATTAAAGTAGGCAGTGCGTTAATCGCACCGACAAACTCAGGTTGCAGTGAAAAATACTTAAAAAATATTGCTCAATTCATCCATCAGTGCCGACTTAATGACCAACAAGTCGTCTTAGTCTCATCAGGCTCTGTGGCAGCAGGCAGGCAGTGGTTTAATGATCCCGCTCCTTCAATGGCAATTAAAAAAGCGATGGCGGCGGCCGGACAAACCAGCATGATGGCCATGTGGGACAGACTTATCAATTTACCTGTTGCCCAAATTCTGCTCACACATGCTGATTTATGCGACCGCGAGCGCTATGTCAGCATCAAAGAAACCATTAATTCATTACTCGATAATGGCATTATTCCTATCGTCAATGAAAACGACACAGTGACTTCTGAAGAGTTAAAAGTGGGTGATAACGATAATTTGGCTGCAATGACTGCTGCAGCTGTCGATGCAGATGCGTTTATCATGTGTACTGATGTGAATGGTTTGTACGATAAAAATCCGCATAAATTCAGTGATGCGACCTTATTAAAAACAATCGACACCATCGACGAGCGCATTTATCAAATGGCGGGCGGGGCGATTAGCTCAACTGGCACGGGTGGAATGCAAACCAAAATCGAAGCGGCCGAAAAAGCGACAGCGCAAGGGATTGATACCTTCATTGTCAATGGTTTTGAAGCTCACTCCTTTCATAATTTGCTTGAAGGTCAAAACCCTGGCAGTCATTTTATTGGCTATGAAACCCCAATGGAGCCTAGCCAACATTGGATGACCCATACCACTAAAGCCTGTGGTGAAGTGGTGATTGATGAAGATAAAACAGGTTTTACTGATAGTAATGAAGTCTTAACCAGTGACGACATTATCGCTGTGAAAGGGGAATTTTCAGTCGGTGACACAATTTTACTCACCACAGACGATGGCACACAGGTCGCCAAAGCTACAGCAAATTATAGTAGCTGCCTATTAAACTATATCAAACAAGAAGATAGCAGTGATTCATCCTCAGCAATTCAGCCACAACATCACTCAATTATCTCGAAAAAACATTTAGCCGTACTGGAGAACGCATGA
- a CDS encoding collagenase: protein MFHKCIVILCAGLFLAACNTRISPVIVTETVALQSQTEPEICALEGTVDMLDIIANQKVDLWGQCQQLQQVDTLVLVLDALEQHFKAAEFTPSQLDALLYYLRTYSYFGQFEEVHETVWAKLDASLTLLSQQPFFLEKTESARRLQEHYVVALYRFYYQAPFHTKLAPHLNNLALLLASYDDATLSGGSQQAQYSAWETLRAISFLAYEGRLNGEVAAQFNANTRLTRALTDFAMQLTQADWRFEHALWSLAYVHILMEEDAANQLDEQVWQWLSQAEFLSHQQAQSHYSLNYLANSYRAQDNCDNEFKGRCFIPSLEQALPIKHQCDDSLFILAEQMTTVQLEESCVQLLSQQADFHQILATNNQPVANDHNQSLRVVIFDDYSSYNRYGQMTFNIQTNNGGMYIEGNPSDPDNQATFYSFEAFWLRPQLSVWNLNHEYVHYLDGRFSKYGGFGHFPDKLVWWSEGMGEYISKREENPRAFKLLHETKRDNWLSLRAIFDTQYGDGSEQIYQWSYLAVRFLAEHSPTELQSLSQHLKTDFFLGYEQALTRLASTQQEEFELWLQAHNERYVKPNTTINAINRKQYRYLYRSYLQPAHLTNTIKHRHNL, encoded by the coding sequence ATGTTTCATAAATGTATTGTTATTCTTTGCGCTGGGTTATTTTTGGCTGCTTGTAATACACGTATCTCGCCTGTGATAGTGACTGAAACAGTTGCTTTACAAAGCCAAACCGAGCCAGAAATCTGCGCTTTAGAAGGCACTGTTGATATGCTCGATATAATAGCGAATCAAAAGGTGGATTTGTGGGGGCAGTGCCAGCAGTTGCAACAAGTCGATACATTAGTATTGGTGTTGGATGCACTTGAGCAGCATTTTAAGGCGGCTGAATTTACGCCATCGCAACTTGATGCGTTGCTTTATTATCTGCGTACATACAGTTATTTTGGTCAGTTTGAAGAGGTTCATGAAACGGTTTGGGCTAAGCTGGATGCAAGCTTAACGTTGTTGAGTCAACAGCCCTTTTTTCTGGAAAAAACCGAGTCAGCAAGGCGCTTGCAAGAGCATTATGTGGTCGCGCTGTATCGCTTTTATTATCAAGCACCTTTTCATACCAAGTTAGCGCCGCATTTAAATAACTTAGCTTTATTATTGGCCAGCTATGATGATGCAACTTTATCGGGTGGATCACAGCAAGCACAATACAGTGCTTGGGAAACGCTGCGAGCGATTAGCTTTCTTGCTTATGAAGGGCGCTTAAATGGCGAAGTCGCCGCGCAGTTTAACGCAAACACCCGCTTAACGCGCGCATTGACTGACTTTGCCATGCAACTCACCCAAGCCGATTGGCGGTTTGAACATGCGTTATGGTCACTTGCTTATGTGCACATCCTCATGGAAGAAGATGCGGCTAATCAGCTCGATGAGCAAGTGTGGCAGTGGCTAAGCCAAGCTGAATTTTTATCTCACCAGCAGGCACAGTCGCATTATTCGCTTAACTATTTGGCCAATTCATATCGTGCGCAAGATAACTGCGATAATGAATTTAAAGGGCGGTGTTTTATCCCTTCGCTTGAGCAAGCTTTACCTATCAAACATCAGTGTGATGACTCGCTTTTTATCTTGGCTGAGCAAATGACCACCGTTCAGCTTGAAGAGTCTTGCGTGCAGCTTTTATCGCAACAAGCTGATTTTCATCAAATATTAGCAACGAATAATCAGCCAGTTGCCAACGATCACAATCAGTCATTGCGCGTTGTTATTTTTGATGATTACAGTTCGTATAATCGTTATGGCCAAATGACGTTTAACATTCAAACCAATAATGGCGGCATGTATATAGAGGGCAATCCAAGTGATCCTGACAATCAAGCGACCTTTTATTCGTTTGAGGCATTTTGGTTGCGGCCCCAATTGAGTGTTTGGAATTTGAATCACGAGTATGTTCATTACCTTGATGGGCGATTTTCAAAGTACGGTGGTTTTGGTCATTTTCCAGATAAATTGGTGTGGTGGTCAGAAGGAATGGGGGAGTATATTTCTAAACGAGAGGAAAATCCGCGCGCATTCAAATTACTGCATGAAACCAAACGGGATAACTGGCTGAGCTTGCGAGCAATTTTTGATACACAATATGGCGACGGCAGTGAGCAAATTTACCAATGGTCGTATTTGGCGGTGCGTTTTTTAGCTGAGCACTCTCCAACAGAGCTGCAATCATTGAGTCAGCATTTAAAAACAGATTTCTTTTTGGGTTATGAGCAAGCGTTAACACGCCTGGCGTCAACGCAGCAAGAGGAATTCGAGTTGTGGTTACAGGCTCATAATGAACGCTATGTTAAACCCAACACCACCATTAACGCGATCAATCGCAAGCAATATCGGTATTTGTATCGCTCGTATTTGCAACCAGCACATTTAACAAATACCATCAAACACCGACATAACTTATAA
- a CDS encoding substrate-binding periplasmic protein — translation MRLIVYYLLSIVLMCLSCSSYSRDVTVLASKWQHYTNEDETGIYFDLLRLIYHESDLRIEITDYHRCLNLFKQEKADILIGVYQSDLPKAHYAQWPLDKDAPIFAFVLKESPYNNLASLTNKTVAWQKGYGFDQFFNTIPNPYLVSDLETGFRLLQGKRIDAFFDYQLNYRPKEHTDVSFFKVHDAATLYLAFQNTKRGRLLAKIYDQRMPVLRQNGVLASLFAERYLNSGLDEFVAH, via the coding sequence ATGCGCCTAATTGTTTATTATTTATTAAGTATCGTGTTGATGTGTTTGAGTTGCTCAAGCTACAGCAGAGATGTCACAGTTTTAGCCTCTAAATGGCAGCATTACACCAATGAGGATGAAACTGGAATTTACTTCGATTTATTACGGCTCATTTATCATGAAAGTGACTTAAGAATAGAAATTACCGATTACCACCGCTGTTTAAACCTATTTAAACAAGAAAAAGCTGATATCCTAATTGGTGTTTATCAATCAGATCTTCCCAAAGCACATTACGCACAATGGCCATTAGATAAAGACGCACCAATTTTCGCGTTTGTTCTCAAAGAGAGTCCTTATAACAATTTAGCTTCGTTAACTAATAAAACAGTGGCATGGCAAAAAGGCTATGGATTTGATCAGTTTTTTAATACTATCCCTAACCCATACTTAGTCTCCGATTTAGAAACTGGATTTCGCTTGCTACAAGGTAAAAGAATCGATGCCTTTTTTGATTACCAGTTAAACTATCGCCCTAAAGAGCACACTGATGTGAGTTTTTTTAAAGTGCATGATGCCGCAACACTGTATCTTGCGTTTCAAAATACCAAACGTGGGCGTTTACTCGCCAAAATATATGATCAACGCATGCCTGTTTTAAGACAAAACGGTGTATTGGCTTCTTTATTTGCAGAACGATATCTAAACAGCGGGTTAGATGAGTTTGTAGCGCACTAA
- a CDS encoding glutamate-5-semialdehyde dehydrogenase → MNLITDLSQQASLAARALLALKEETKNTVLRTMATNIREQAQAILAANFKDLAQAEADNLPAAMLDRLTLNEDRIEAMAKGIETIAVLPDPVGQLRDLGTQPNGLKISKMRMPLGVVCMIFEARPNVTADAAALCFKSGNAVILRGGKEALHSSKAIAKILQDVLISFELPPALVTVIPTAERSLLMDLMQQRDHIDVIIPRGGEGLINFVTDNSKIPVIQHFKGVCHLYIDKEADLEVAINLLLNGKTQRTGVCNALEGLIVHRDIMAKFLPLASYALKMHNVKINACETACAFFDEATLLSDKQFGQEYLDLEIAIKVVDSMSQALDHIHQFGSNHTEVICTQDPIRAAQFQRLVDASVVMINASSRFSDGSELGLGAEIGIATTKLHAYGPMGLESLTTEKYLVSGEGQVRA, encoded by the coding sequence ATGAACTTAATTACAGACTTATCACAACAAGCGTCATTGGCTGCTCGTGCATTGTTAGCATTAAAAGAAGAAACTAAAAACACCGTTTTACGGACCATGGCAACCAATATACGCGAGCAAGCTCAAGCTATTTTGGCGGCAAATTTTAAAGATTTAGCCCAAGCAGAAGCAGATAACTTACCTGCGGCCATGCTTGACCGTTTAACGCTTAACGAAGATCGCATCGAAGCCATGGCCAAAGGCATTGAAACCATTGCGGTATTACCCGACCCAGTTGGGCAATTACGGGATTTGGGTACTCAGCCAAATGGTCTAAAAATTAGCAAAATGCGCATGCCTTTAGGCGTGGTGTGTATGATTTTTGAAGCACGCCCCAATGTCACTGCAGACGCGGCGGCCTTGTGTTTTAAATCAGGCAATGCAGTCATCCTTCGTGGTGGTAAAGAAGCACTTCATTCAAGCAAAGCAATTGCTAAAATACTGCAAGATGTCTTGATCTCGTTTGAATTGCCCCCAGCGCTTGTGACTGTGATCCCAACGGCTGAACGCTCACTGCTGATGGATTTAATGCAACAACGTGATCATATTGATGTGATTATTCCTCGCGGTGGCGAAGGATTAATAAATTTTGTGACCGATAACAGTAAAATACCGGTTATTCAGCATTTTAAAGGCGTATGTCATTTATATATTGATAAAGAAGCTGATTTAGAAGTCGCTATTAATTTATTACTCAATGGTAAAACCCAGCGCACCGGTGTCTGCAATGCCTTAGAAGGGTTAATTGTGCACCGAGATATTATGGCTAAATTTTTACCCTTAGCCTCTTATGCGCTAAAAATGCATAACGTCAAAATCAATGCATGTGAAACCGCCTGCGCATTTTTTGATGAGGCGACATTACTCAGCGATAAGCAGTTCGGCCAAGAATATTTGGATCTTGAGATTGCCATTAAAGTGGTGGATAGCATGTCACAAGCATTAGATCATATTCACCAGTTTGGTAGTAATCATACGGAAGTGATTTGTACTCAAGACCCAATACGCGCAGCGCAATTTCAACGTTTAGTGGATGCCTCAGTGGTGATGATCAATGCCTCATCGCGTTTTTCAGATGGCAGTGAGCTTGGCTTAGGAGCCGAAATAGGGATCGCAACCACTAAATTACACGCTTATGGTCCAATGGGATTAGAATCTTTAACCACTGAAAAATACCTCGTATCTGGAGAAGGCCAAGTTCGCGCCTAG
- a CDS encoding DUF4124 domain-containing protein — protein sequence MARFIYFLVCIALIAGGALFVLKRPDGQPWLSMPEPSVPSLDLTLDNHVQQLTQQVKSLTTSANHVLTATSDEQTQVFRWQDINGQWHYSDTPNPDGQSEAVILKASDVTVLAPETFSLQSVSNKASHMQMLPTLSQPFERISQAQETLHEAKNIQQLVDDRKEQLDQQIKQSQ from the coding sequence ATGGCGCGCTTTATTTACTTTTTAGTCTGTATTGCCCTAATAGCTGGCGGCGCTTTGTTTGTTTTGAAGCGCCCAGATGGCCAGCCTTGGCTCAGTATGCCTGAGCCTTCAGTGCCAAGCTTGGATCTGACACTTGATAATCATGTCCAGCAACTCACGCAGCAAGTCAAAAGTTTAACTACCTCTGCAAACCACGTGCTTACTGCAACTTCAGATGAACAAACGCAGGTTTTTCGTTGGCAAGATATCAATGGGCAGTGGCATTACTCAGACACGCCCAATCCTGATGGACAAAGCGAAGCGGTGATATTAAAAGCCAGCGATGTGACTGTGCTTGCCCCTGAGACTTTTTCGCTGCAATCTGTCAGTAACAAAGCGTCGCATATGCAGATGTTACCTACCTTAAGCCAACCTTTTGAGCGTATTTCGCAGGCGCAAGAAACTCTGCACGAGGCTAAGAACATTCAGCAATTAGTTGATGATCGAAAAGAGCAACTGGATCAGCAAATAAAGCAGTCTCAATGA
- a CDS encoding TonB-dependent receptor plug domain-containing protein: MRLKPIYTHIAFLLATAPVYASSTNSDLFELPLEDLLNIDVLSPSQTIKKIGQAPNIISVVNAYQIEKMGARTLSDVLKMTPGVQILTRRNGQDMVWIRGIPSGRNSKVMLVIDGVPQREGLIGGWSPDEQVQLNNIERIEVIRGPGSALYGGDAYSGMVSIFTKQDVPQATKLSVGVGSYDRQWASFNTGKAGSYGKLILSGRWLDSEGYRQQYDRNGFDSTHRNNVDAKSLSASLINEQWQFGVNYDDYSTEYPHYSSNQYKSQRYQTLSAHLKHAWQFDKLSIENQLYTYRVKRTFERTIFDENNTLDFYSDSDLDTAANGLRSQWNYGFNNDHHAVFGLIYQQRQVGEYHETISLKNSLPTTEYESRIVRNGDYAPSSHNRAVYLQQESYFWQQSLGVTIGARIDDYPEFSSETSPRIAVTYQSSQDWSSKLIWGTAFRAPTFLQQYEVRNDNNVSGNPNLTPEKIETLEAEWVYHFSNNENVSLRGFSSDLSDFIQSVAGNPYDNSLEKQHVPGYEVEWNAKWQASWQYFNRISSSFNYTRVNSDQASLAKDTANWLLFAEDAQFSFYLGLNYLGRRNPSDTYHARVSVPELKEQNNKSSYWTLDSNLSYRPDGHSPWQWTIGVKNLLDKQHYNPTYAPDSYYDVRKEPFSIDVSVNYRFN; this comes from the coding sequence ATGCGACTTAAGCCTATTTATACTCATATTGCTTTTTTATTAGCGACAGCGCCTGTTTATGCAAGCTCTACAAACAGTGATTTATTCGAACTACCTCTTGAGGACTTACTCAATATAGATGTATTGAGTCCTTCTCAAACAATTAAAAAAATAGGGCAAGCCCCCAATATTATTAGCGTTGTGAATGCCTATCAAATTGAGAAAATGGGCGCACGAACCTTGTCAGATGTGTTAAAAATGACACCGGGGGTTCAAATCCTCACGCGAAGAAATGGACAAGATATGGTGTGGATTAGAGGGATCCCATCAGGTCGAAATAGCAAGGTGATGTTAGTGATTGACGGTGTTCCTCAGCGCGAAGGCTTAATTGGAGGGTGGTCACCAGACGAGCAAGTGCAACTCAATAATATTGAACGCATAGAAGTAATTCGCGGCCCAGGTTCTGCTTTGTATGGTGGTGATGCTTATTCAGGGATGGTCTCAATATTTACTAAACAAGACGTACCACAGGCTACAAAGTTAAGTGTTGGAGTGGGGAGCTATGATCGCCAATGGGCATCATTCAATACTGGTAAAGCAGGCTCCTATGGAAAACTCATCCTCTCAGGGCGTTGGCTCGACAGCGAAGGCTACCGACAGCAATACGATCGTAATGGTTTTGATTCGACCCATCGAAACAACGTTGACGCTAAGAGCTTAAGTGCGTCATTAATTAATGAACAATGGCAATTTGGCGTCAATTATGATGATTATTCAACAGAATACCCACACTATTCCTCGAATCAATATAAGTCACAGCGCTATCAAACGTTAAGCGCACATTTAAAGCACGCTTGGCAGTTTGATAAGTTATCCATAGAAAATCAGCTTTATACTTATCGAGTCAAACGAACTTTCGAGCGCACTATTTTTGACGAAAATAACACACTTGATTTTTATTCCGATTCAGATTTAGATACAGCAGCGAACGGGCTGCGTAGTCAATGGAATTATGGCTTCAATAACGATCATCATGCTGTTTTTGGCTTGATTTATCAGCAGCGGCAGGTTGGTGAATATCATGAAACGATTTCACTTAAAAACAGTCTGCCAACGACCGAATATGAGTCTCGGATTGTACGTAACGGCGATTATGCCCCTTCGAGTCATAATCGCGCTGTTTACCTACAACAAGAATCCTATTTTTGGCAGCAATCTTTAGGGGTAACAATAGGTGCGCGTATTGATGACTATCCTGAATTTTCATCAGAAACATCGCCGCGTATCGCCGTCACTTATCAAAGTAGTCAGGATTGGTCGAGTAAACTCATTTGGGGAACTGCGTTTAGGGCACCGACATTTTTGCAGCAATATGAAGTGAGAAATGATAACAATGTGTCAGGCAATCCTAACTTAACTCCTGAAAAAATTGAAACGCTAGAGGCGGAGTGGGTTTATCACTTTTCGAATAACGAAAATGTGTCACTAAGAGGTTTTAGTAGTGATTTAAGTGATTTTATTCAGTCAGTTGCAGGCAACCCTTATGATAACAGTTTAGAGAAGCAGCATGTGCCAGGATATGAAGTTGAATGGAACGCTAAGTGGCAGGCTTCATGGCAATATTTTAACCGAATTAGTTCATCCTTTAATTATACCCGTGTTAACTCTGATCAAGCCTCATTAGCAAAAGATACCGCTAATTGGCTTTTGTTTGCTGAAGATGCTCAGTTTTCATTCTATTTAGGGCTTAATTATTTGGGTAGACGGAACCCTAGCGACACTTATCATGCGCGTGTTAGTGTCCCTGAGCTAAAAGAGCAAAATAATAAATCAAGCTATTGGACTTTGGATAGTAATTTAAGCTACCGACCTGATGGCCATAGCCCATGGCAATGGACTATAGGCGTTAAAAACTTATTAGATAAGCAGCACTATAATCCAACCTATGCCCCTGATAGCTACTATGATGTTCGAAAAGAGCCTTTTAGTATCGATGTAAGTGTCAATTACCGCTTTAATTGA
- a CDS encoding WD40/YVTN/BNR-like repeat-containing protein: MTNKLRMHVLGWPIWLIVWCSLVLSFAVNAETSLQWQHTTLKTQPSLRGSAMYGDSLWVSGSQNSVWNSLDGGKTWQDRSIKSDVITDFRDIALFDEQTAIVMGVGSGEQSVLYLTENAGATWQLLYQNTDPTGFFDSIAFWNRQHGLLMGDPVDGYYVVKYTQDGGKTWQRVAKNKLPDRQEEEAAFAASGHTLIVGQDQQAWLTTGGKSASVYHSTDAGLSWARKKVPLFNRTATAGGYGLALNQNQQLFVVGGDYQQRDTTYPNMARFINNRWLSVASGQRGLRTAMKCVPAVCITTGKTGNDVSYDQGDTWQPLINPHSSLAGYYTAASDNNRFLLAGSDGKIAIVTQL, from the coding sequence ATGACAAATAAACTACGAATGCACGTTTTGGGTTGGCCAATATGGCTGATTGTCTGGTGTAGCTTAGTGCTAAGTTTCGCAGTGAATGCAGAAACGAGCTTACAATGGCAACATACCACACTGAAAACACAACCATCGTTACGAGGCTCTGCCATGTATGGGGATTCGCTCTGGGTCTCGGGCAGTCAAAACAGTGTATGGAATAGCCTAGATGGTGGAAAAACTTGGCAAGATCGCAGCATTAAGTCAGACGTTATCACTGATTTTCGAGATATCGCTCTGTTTGATGAACAAACCGCGATTGTCATGGGAGTGGGCAGTGGCGAGCAGTCGGTATTGTACCTCACAGAAAATGCAGGAGCGACTTGGCAATTGCTGTATCAAAACACCGATCCAACAGGTTTTTTTGATTCAATTGCGTTTTGGAATCGCCAACATGGTTTATTGATGGGGGATCCTGTTGATGGATATTATGTTGTGAAATACACCCAAGATGGTGGCAAAACATGGCAGCGAGTTGCGAAAAATAAATTGCCTGATAGGCAAGAAGAAGAGGCGGCTTTTGCTGCAAGTGGACACACCCTTATTGTTGGTCAAGATCAGCAAGCTTGGTTAACTACCGGTGGAAAATCAGCCTCGGTTTATCATTCGACAGATGCAGGTCTGAGCTGGGCGCGTAAAAAAGTTCCTTTGTTTAATCGTACTGCAACTGCTGGGGGCTATGGGCTTGCGCTGAATCAGAACCAACAGCTTTTTGTGGTTGGTGGAGATTACCAACAACGCGATACTACCTATCCGAACATGGCACGGTTTATTAATAATCGCTGGCTCAGTGTAGCAAGTGGGCAACGAGGCCTTCGCACCGCAATGAAATGCGTACCTGCCGTGTGTATCACAACGGGAAAAACAGGCAACGATGTATCGTATGATCAAGGCGATACTTGGCAGCCTTTAATCAACCCTCACTCATCATTAGCTGGTTACTATACGGCAGCCAGTGATAACAATCGGTTTTTATTGGCTGGCAGTGATGGGAAAATTGCAATCGTCACGCAATTGTAA
- a CDS encoding nucleotidyltransferase family protein, with amino-acid sequence MTHAELHRLQQLQTWLSESAFHADLLAVVATLLLPDCYIGAGFVRNLVWDKRHNYRAHTPLNDIDVIYFDQAESDPHAYLGYEAQLRALRPHISWQVRNQALMHHRNGDRPYKNTLDAMSFWPECETAVAARLLPNQQYEVISAFGLASVFDLFISANPLRDPAISAQRTRDKHWLTHWPKLTIRHPN; translated from the coding sequence ATGACCCATGCAGAATTACACAGGTTACAGCAGCTACAAACATGGCTGAGTGAGAGCGCTTTTCATGCTGATTTGTTAGCGGTTGTTGCGACCCTTTTGCTACCTGATTGCTATATAGGTGCTGGGTTTGTGCGAAACTTAGTGTGGGATAAACGTCACAACTATCGTGCTCATACACCACTCAATGATATTGATGTGATTTATTTTGACCAAGCCGAATCCGATCCTCATGCATATTTAGGTTATGAAGCACAGCTTCGAGCGCTGCGTCCGCACATTTCGTGGCAAGTACGTAATCAAGCCTTGATGCATCATCGCAATGGCGATCGGCCGTATAAAAATACCCTTGATGCGATGTCTTTTTGGCCTGAATGTGAAACCGCAGTCGCAGCGCGTCTATTACCGAACCAGCAATATGAAGTGATATCAGCATTTGGTTTAGCGAGTGTGTTTGATTTATTTATTAGCGCAAATCCCCTGCGCGATCCTGCAATCAGTGCTCAGCGGACTCGCGACAAGCATTGGTTAACTCATTGGCCAAAATTGACCATCAGACACCCTAACTGA
- a CDS encoding helix-turn-helix domain-containing protein: MDTEMEWYKAWFIFYIAIGGWTCLFLSLKQKGDNSVKALLIGLIVLLLTPAVDAYTQLVFDAPIPILQSIRFNLTWVYGPLMLLLVQRVLILKGSEKQTNWLVLGHFVPFVIVATMQLNQIMIPISVFVTGFFLQVFSYLALSFYQLLSCKAKLKRLALEFSDTSYFWLLFLIAGLAVAMAVDLVVVVMMIKQWQVDLNLLNLYACGLGLFVCLIAVLTVIDTPILFTHSDEPVTSNTLSPNTPQVLRELELSPSMVVALSDTLQHVIQTQEPHLDSDISLAKLADLLGISSHQLSELLNVHLDTNFYDFLNQHRLIAAITLLERADVRLSISEIVYQSGFNNRSTFYKVFKAKFSQTPSDYRRALIAKNAFKAHP; this comes from the coding sequence ATGGATACAGAGATGGAGTGGTACAAAGCGTGGTTTATTTTTTATATCGCGATTGGTGGTTGGACGTGTTTGTTTTTGTCGCTCAAGCAAAAAGGCGATAACTCAGTTAAAGCACTTTTAATCGGCTTAATTGTTTTGCTGCTGACTCCCGCAGTCGATGCTTATACGCAACTTGTGTTCGATGCCCCCATCCCCATTTTGCAGTCAATCCGCTTTAATTTAACTTGGGTGTATGGGCCTTTGATGCTCTTGCTGGTGCAGCGAGTATTAATACTAAAAGGAAGCGAGAAGCAAACTAATTGGCTGGTATTAGGGCATTTTGTGCCTTTTGTTATCGTGGCTACCATGCAATTGAACCAGATTATGATTCCTATCAGTGTGTTTGTGACAGGATTTTTTTTGCAGGTGTTTTCATATTTAGCCCTGAGCTTTTATCAGTTACTGTCTTGTAAAGCTAAGCTCAAAAGGTTGGCTTTGGAGTTTAGTGATACCAGTTATTTTTGGTTGTTATTTTTAATCGCTGGTCTGGCGGTTGCGATGGCGGTGGATCTCGTGGTTGTGGTGATGATGATCAAGCAATGGCAGGTCGATTTAAATTTATTGAATCTTTATGCTTGTGGACTCGGGTTGTTTGTGTGCTTGATTGCAGTGTTAACTGTGATTGATACGCCAATCTTATTCACTCATTCAGATGAACCTGTAACTAGCAACACCCTCTCACCGAATACACCTCAGGTACTTCGCGAACTTGAACTCAGTCCGAGCATGGTGGTAGCGCTGAGTGATACCTTACAGCATGTGATCCAAACGCAAGAGCCTCATCTCGATAGTGATATTTCATTGGCAAAACTCGCTGACTTATTGGGGATCAGTAGTCATCAATTGTCTGAGTTACTCAATGTTCATCTTGATACAAACTTTTATGACTTTTTAAATCAGCATCGACTTATCGCAGCAATCACTTTGTTAGAGCGCGCTGATGTGCGTTTATCGATATCAGAAATTGTATATCAATCGGGGTTTAATAATCGCAGTACATTTTATAAGGTATTTAAAGCAAAATTTTCGCAAACGCCGAGCGATTATCGCCGCGCGCTTATTGCTAAAAATGCCTTTAAAGCTCATCCATAA
- a CDS encoding MarR family winged helix-turn-helix transcriptional regulator: MKKYEELLVSIRQVIRAIDLYSKKLSKETGLTSPQLLVLQAIAEQDGVMVKQIAERINLSSATITSILDRLEARDFVLRERSTTDKRKVGISLTEKGIEIIKDSPKPLQEHFIARFEAMEEWEQSQMLATMQRMVSMMDAEDLDASPVLEVGLLQKQNPEK, encoded by the coding sequence ATGAAAAAATATGAAGAACTGCTGGTTTCGATTCGACAAGTTATTCGAGCAATCGATTTATATTCTAAAAAATTAAGTAAAGAAACAGGGCTGACTAGCCCGCAGTTACTGGTGTTACAAGCGATTGCAGAACAAGACGGTGTGATGGTTAAGCAAATTGCTGAACGGATTAATTTAAGCTCGGCAACCATAACAAGTATTTTAGATCGCCTCGAGGCAAGAGATTTTGTGCTGCGCGAACGCTCTACTACAGACAAACGTAAAGTTGGGATCTCCCTGACAGAAAAAGGCATCGAGATTATCAAAGACTCACCTAAGCCACTGCAAGAACACTTTATTGCTCGCTTTGAAGCGATGGAAGAGTGGGAACAATCACAAATGTTGGCAACAATGCAACGTATGGTGAGCATGATGGATGCGGAAGATTTAGATGCATCCCCAGTCCTTGAGGTCGGTTTACTCCAAAAGCAAAATCCAGAAAAGTAG